ATTTTCAAGATAGTGATTGATATCATCTTCGCTGCGGATTCCGCCGCCGATTTGGATGTTCACGCCAAGCTCCTTCGCTGACTGGATGACGAATTGATCGTTCACCCTCTTGCCATCCCTAGCTCCATCGAGGTCGACCATATGAATCCATTTTGCTCCTTCATCAGCGAATTTCTTCGCCATTTCAAAAGGAGAATCTCCATAAACTGTTTCCTTTTCATAATCGCCTTGCAGCAGCCGGACACATTTTCCGCCACGCATGTCGATCGCCGGGTAGATTGTGAATTTCATTAATCAGACATCCTTTCTGTTGCAAGGTTGGCAAAATTCCGGAGCAACGCCATTCCCATACCACTACTTTTTTCCGGATGGAATTGCATCCCGAATATATTTTCCCGGCCAACGATGGCAGGCACTTCAACATCATAATAATCTCCGACCGCGACCAGGACTCCAGGCTCGTTCGTTTTTACAAAATAAGAATGAACAAAGTAAACATAATCTTCTTCAAGAGAGTCCAGCAATGGCGAGGCACCCATAAAACGAAGCTTGTTCCAGCCCATATGCGGAACCTTATAAGGCTGGCCTTCTGCGGTCACTCCTGTAAAACGTTCCACTTTACCAGGGAGCAGGTTCAAACCCTTTGTCAGCCCATTTTCCGTGCTTTCTTCAAACAACAGCTGCATGCCGAGGCAGATTCCGAGCACAGGCTTGCCGGTCGATGCAAAATCACGGATCATTTGCGTCAAACCGGTTCGGTTCAATTCATCCATAGCATCTCGGAATGAACCGACACCAGGGACGAGCATCGCATCTGCATCCATTAAATTGCCTTTATGTTGTGAAATAAAATATGGCGCATCCAGCCGTTCGAGCGCTTTACTGACGCTGAACAGATTGCCCATGCCGTAATCGACGATGCCTATCATGAGTTTACTTCCTTCCTTTTTTCAAGTATTCCGGGGAAACTGGTTGTAAGTTCCCCTACAGCATTCCCTTCGATGAAGGTACTCCTTTTACCCGCGGGTCGATGGTCGTCGCTTCATCAAGCGCGCGGCCAAGGGCCTTGAACACTGCTTCGATCATGTGGTGAGTGTTTTTTCCGTAGTGGACGATGACATGCAGGTTCATTCTTGCTTCGAGTGCCAGCTTCCACAGGAATTCATGGACAAGCTCGACATCAAAAGTTCCCACCTGCTGGGCAGGGAATTCTGCGCGCATTTCGAGGTGCGGGCGGTTGCTAAGATCGATGACCACCTGCGCCAAGGCCTCATCCATTGGAACAAAGGCGTTGCCATAGCGCTTGATCCCTTTTTTATCGCCGAGTGCTTCGCGAAGCGCCTGTCCGATGCAGATGCCAATATCCTCGGTTGTATGGTGGCCATCCACCTCTACATCACCCTTCGCATCTACATTCAAATCAAATTGTCCATGCTTTGCAAACAAATCGAGCATATGCGAAAGAAAAGGGACACCAGTTTCCAGTTCCGTTTTCCCTTCGCCATCTATACTAAAATCAAGATCTATCTTTGTTTCATTTGTATATCGATTCACCGTTGCGGTGCGTTCCATCAGCTTTCCCTCCATCCACTTTCATTACGATTTAAGTCTTGTTTCCACTGCCCTGGCGTGGGCTTCCAACCCTTCAAGCCGGGCGAACTGTGCAATCTTTGCACCGTTGTCGGCCATCGCTTTCTCACTGTAAAGGATGATGCTCGATTTCTTTTGGAAATCCTCGACACTCAATGGGCTTGAGAAGCGCGCTGTCCCGTTCGTTGGCAGGACATGGTTCGGTCCGGCAAAGTAATCTCCGACAGGCTCTGAGCTGTATCTACCAAGGAAAATCGCGCCAGCGTGCTTGATTTTACCGAGCAGCTCCATCGGATTCTCTGTTATGATTTCAAGGTGCTCCGGCGCCAGCTGGTTGATGGCGCCGACTGCCTCATCCATATCAGCTGCCACATAAATCGCTCCAAAATTTTCGATTGCCTGTGTCGCGATTTCCTTTCTAGGCAATTGGGATAGCTGCTTGTATACCTCGTTTTGAACATCTTCAGCAAGAGTACGGGATGTTGTCACTAAAACCGCACATGCCCGCGGATCGTGCTCTGCCTGGGAAAGCAGATCCGCTGCAATTTCATTGGCATGCGCTGT
The window above is part of the Mesobacillus jeotgali genome. Proteins encoded here:
- the hisB gene encoding imidazoleglycerol-phosphate dehydratase HisB gives rise to the protein MERTATVNRYTNETKIDLDFSIDGEGKTELETGVPFLSHMLDLFAKHGQFDLNVDAKGDVEVDGHHTTEDIGICIGQALREALGDKKGIKRYGNAFVPMDEALAQVVIDLSNRPHLEMRAEFPAQQVGTFDVELVHEFLWKLALEARMNLHVIVHYGKNTHHMIEAVFKALGRALDEATTIDPRVKGVPSSKGML
- the hisH gene encoding imidazole glycerol phosphate synthase subunit HisH, whose translation is MIGIVDYGMGNLFSVSKALERLDAPYFISQHKGNLMDADAMLVPGVGSFRDAMDELNRTGLTQMIRDFASTGKPVLGICLGMQLLFEESTENGLTKGLNLLPGKVERFTGVTAEGQPYKVPHMGWNKLRFMGASPLLDSLEEDYVYFVHSYFVKTNEPGVLVAVGDYYDVEVPAIVGRENIFGMQFHPEKSSGMGMALLRNFANLATERMSD